In a genomic window of Rhinoderma darwinii isolate aRhiDar2 chromosome 10, aRhiDar2.hap1, whole genome shotgun sequence:
- the LOC142662680 gene encoding free fatty acid receptor 3-like: protein MDYFPGSKYLFLFVYLFTFITGLPLNIAALSALVHKFNHRLLPVDILLFNLTISDLLLLAFLPFRMLEAAFDMNWTIPYVFCPLSAFMYFSSIYITSLFLMAISVERYLATAFPIKYKILRNPVYSLVGSIFIWCIATVHCSIIYIVEHTIPNNLTESNYTMCYSTFSPPQLEILLPVRLEMCFVLFCIPFLITIFCYANFIKIVMWQSQLDRKRKIRAIGLVMATFINFIVCFMPYNLSHIVGFISDASPNWRVYALLLSTFNASLDPIIFYFSSTSFNKSFLEGLVHVLNKLHFGAFWYRLCIAPCEKETKEINVSI, encoded by the coding sequence ATGGATTATTTTCCAGGATCTAAATATCtctttttatttgtctacctctttACATTTATCACAGGGCTTCCTCTTAATATAGCAGCCCTATCCGCACTTGTTCACAAATTCAATCACAGGCTTCTTCCTGTGGACATCTTGTTGTTCAACTTGACCATTTCTGATTTGCTCCTCTTGGCCTTCCTCCCGTTCCGCATGCTTGAAGCAGCATTTGATATGAATTGGACAATTCCCTATGTTTTTTGCCCTCTGTCTGCCTTTATGTACTTCAGTAGCATTTATATCACCTCACTCTTCCTCATGGCCATAAGTGTCGAGAGATATCTGGCTACGGCTTTTCCTATAAAGTACAAGATCCTGAGAAATCCAGTCTACTCCTTGGTGGGGAGTATCTTTATATGGTGCATTGCGACAGTACACTGCAGTATTATCTATATTGTTGAACACACCATACCCAATAACTTAACTGAAAGCAACTATACCATGTGTTATAGCACATTTTCACCACCTCAGTTGGAAATTCTGCTGCCTGTTCGGCTAGAAATGTGTTTTGTGCTTTTTTGTATTCCATTTCTGATCACCATCTTTTGCTATGCAAACTTTATCAAGATCGTCATGTGGCAGTCTCAACTGGACAGGAAAAGAAAAATAAGGGCCATTGGGCTAGTGATGGCTACGTTCAtcaattttattgtatgcttcatGCCTTATAACTTATCCCATATTGTGGGCTTCATCAGCGATGCAAGTCCAAACTGGAGAGTTTACGCATTACTCCTTAGCACTTTCAATGCCTCTTTGGATCCCATTATATTTTACTTCTCCTCTACCTCTTTTAATAAGTCCTTTCTGGAAGGTTTAGTTCATGTGTTGAACAAGCTACATTTTGGAGCCTTTTGGTATAGATTATGTATTGCACCTTGTGAGAAAGAGACAAAGGAAATCAATGTTTCTATTTGA